In Pirellulales bacterium, one genomic interval encodes:
- a CDS encoding ferritin-like domain-containing protein — MALKTLDDLFLHEIKDLYSAEQQLTHALPKMAKAAASERLRHAFEEHLEQTHGHVERLERIFDQLGKGHRGAKCAAMAGLIEEGRQLIDKDAAPEVKDAGLIGAAQRVEHYEIAGYGTARTLARMLNRTEAEELLQQTLDEERQTDEMLTELAESEINVAAAHAG; from the coding sequence ATGGCGCTCAAAACATTGGACGACCTGTTCCTGCATGAAATCAAGGATCTATACAGCGCCGAGCAACAGCTCACCCACGCGCTGCCCAAGATGGCCAAGGCGGCGGCGTCTGAAAGACTGCGCCACGCATTTGAAGAGCATTTGGAGCAGACCCACGGCCACGTCGAGCGGCTCGAAAGAATTTTCGATCAATTGGGCAAGGGACATCGCGGAGCGAAATGCGCGGCAATGGCGGGCTTGATTGAAGAGGGAAGACAATTGATCGATAAAGACGCGGCGCCGGAGGTGAAAGACGCCGGGTTGATCGGCGCCGCTCAGCGCGTCGAGCACTATGAGATCGCCGGCTACGGCACCGCCCGCACCTTGGCGCGAATGCTAAATCGAACCGAGGCGGAAGAGTTGCTGCAGCAGACGCTCGACGAGGAGCGGCAGACCGACGAAATGCTAACGGAGTTGGCCGAGTCGGAGATCAACGTCGCCGCCGCGCATGCCGGATAG
- a CDS encoding ferritin family protein encodes MRSFKSLNEQEILALAIALEEEDSRIYGDFADGLQASYPATAKILNEMREEEDGHRRRLIELHQRKFGEHIPLIRRQDIKGFVKRRPVWLVRPLGLTAVRKQIELMEFETKRFYETAIRQTNDASIRQLLGDLAEQERKHAHMAESLESAERSSGSLDEEATARKRLFLLQVIQPGLAGLMDGSVSTLAPLFAAAFATKKSWPTFAVGLAASLGAGISMAFAEALSDDGTLTGRGRPLSRGFVCGLMTALGGLGHTLPYLIPDYWTATGIAVVVVIIELALISWIRHRFMDTPLTSALFQVMVGGFLVFLTGILIGNS; translated from the coding sequence ATGCGATCGTTCAAAAGCCTCAACGAGCAGGAAATCCTGGCGCTGGCCATCGCGCTGGAGGAGGAAGATTCCCGGATTTACGGGGATTTCGCCGACGGCCTTCAGGCCAGCTATCCCGCGACGGCCAAAATCTTGAACGAGATGCGCGAGGAGGAAGACGGCCATCGCCGTCGCTTGATCGAATTACATCAGCGGAAATTCGGCGAACACATTCCGCTCATCCGCCGACAGGACATCAAGGGCTTCGTAAAGCGGCGCCCGGTTTGGTTGGTCCGCCCGTTGGGATTGACCGCCGTTCGGAAGCAAATCGAGCTGATGGAATTCGAGACCAAGCGGTTCTACGAGACGGCCATCCGGCAGACGAACGACGCCAGCATTCGCCAGCTTCTCGGCGACCTGGCCGAACAGGAACGCAAGCACGCCCACATGGCCGAGTCGCTCGAAAGCGCCGAGCGATCGAGCGGATCGCTCGACGAAGAAGCGACCGCCCGCAAGCGGCTGTTCTTGCTGCAAGTGATCCAGCCGGGGCTAGCGGGGCTCATGGACGGCTCCGTCTCGACGCTCGCGCCGCTCTTCGCCGCCGCATTCGCCACCAAAAAAAGTTGGCCGACGTTCGCCGTCGGCCTGGCCGCCAGCTTGGGCGCCGGAATTAGCATGGCCTTCGCCGAGGCCCTTTCCGACGACGGTACGCTGACCGGCCGCGGCCGCCCGCTCTCGCGCGGGTTCGTCTGCGGGCTGATGACGGCGCTCGGCGGCCTGGGACACACACTGCCCTATCTGATCCCGGACTATTGGACGGCAACCGGGATCGCCGTGGTCGTCGTAATCATCGAGCTGGCATTGATCTCTTGGATTCGCCATCGGTTCATGGACACGCCGCTCACGTCGGCGCTATTTCAAGTGATGGTCGGCGGCTTCTTGGTGTTTCTCACTGGGATTCTGATCGGTAACTCGTGA